In the genome of Falsirhodobacter halotolerans, one region contains:
- a CDS encoding amino acid ABC transporter ATP-binding protein, with amino-acid sequence METIERAIDQRNMQVSDEVAIQIRGMNKWYGQFHVLRHINLTVHRGERIVICGPSGSGKSTLIRCINRLEEHQSGQIVVDGTELTSDLKNIDTVRSEVGMVFQHFNLFPHLTILENCTLAPIWVRKIPKAEAEKTAMHFLEKVKIPDQAHKYPGQLSGGQQQRVAIARSLCMKPRIMLFDEPTSALDPEMIKEVLDTMIALAEEGMTMLCVTHEMGFAQAVANRVVFMDQGQIVEQNTPREFFNNPQSQRSKEFLSQILGH; translated from the coding sequence ATGGAAACCATCGAACGCGCCATCGACCAACGCAATATGCAGGTCAGCGACGAGGTCGCGATCCAGATCCGCGGGATGAACAAGTGGTATGGCCAGTTCCACGTCCTGCGCCACATCAACCTGACCGTCCATCGGGGCGAGCGGATCGTGATCTGCGGCCCCTCCGGGTCGGGCAAATCGACGCTGATCCGCTGCATCAATCGGCTGGAGGAGCATCAGTCGGGTCAGATCGTCGTGGATGGGACCGAGCTGACCTCGGACCTGAAGAACATCGACACCGTCCGGTCCGAGGTCGGGATGGTATTCCAGCACTTCAACCTGTTCCCGCACCTGACCATTCTGGAAAACTGCACGCTGGCCCCGATCTGGGTCCGCAAGATCCCCAAGGCCGAGGCCGAAAAGACGGCGATGCACTTTCTGGAAAAGGTGAAGATCCCCGATCAGGCCCACAAATATCCGGGCCAGCTTTCGGGCGGGCAGCAGCAGCGCGTGGCCATCGCCCGGTCGCTGTGCATGAAGCCGCGGATCATGCTGTTCGACGAACCGACCTCCGCCCTCGACCCCGAGATGATCAAGGAGGTGCTGGACACCATGATCGCCCTGGCGGAAGAGGGGATGACGATGCTGTGCGTGACGCACGAAATGGGCTTTGCCCAGGCCGTCGCCAACCGTGTGGTCTTCATGGATCAGGGGCAGATCGTGGAGCAGAACACCCCGCGCGAGTTCTTCAACAACCCGCAATCCCAACGCTCGAAAGAGTTCCTGAGCCAGATCCTCGGTCACTGA
- a CDS encoding SixA phosphatase family protein produces the protein MMPRLILIRHAKSGWDDPLMTDHQRPLAERGERAAPQIGAWLAAQGVLPEEVLCSDATRTRQTWDLISTTLPGAPTPRLVPALYHAAPETMLRVLQGATGQVVAMIGHNPGIAEFARLIVARAPEHSGFARYPTAATLVAEFDADWAAVRFGAGRTVAFTTPRDLG, from the coding sequence CTGATGCCGCGCCTCATCCTGATCCGGCACGCGAAATCGGGCTGGGACGATCCGTTGATGACCGATCACCAGCGCCCCCTGGCCGAGCGGGGGGAGCGTGCGGCCCCGCAGATCGGGGCGTGGCTGGCGGCTCAGGGCGTCCTGCCGGAGGAGGTGCTGTGCTCGGACGCCACGCGCACCCGGCAGACGTGGGACCTGATCTCCACCACCCTGCCCGGCGCCCCCACGCCGCGCCTTGTCCCCGCCCTCTATCATGCGGCGCCTGAGACGATGTTGCGCGTTCTTCAAGGGGCCACGGGACAGGTCGTTGCAATGATCGGGCATAATCCGGGCATCGCCGAATTTGCCCGCCTGATCGTGGCGCGCGCGCCGGAGCATTCGGGGTTTGCCCGTTATCCCACCGCCGCGACGCTGGTGGCCGAGTTCGACGCGGATTGGGCGGCGGTTCGGTTCGGCGCGGGGCGCACGGTGGCGTTCACCACGCCCCGCGATCTGGGCTGA
- the argB gene encoding acetylglutamate kinase yields MMRDSIATAKTLSEALPYLQRYAGAVVVVKFGGNAMGDDDAMAEFARDVVLMRQVGVNPVVVHGGGPMINDLLGKLGITSEFVRGKRVTDKATVDVVEMVLSGLVNKRIVQAINDQGGRAVGISGKDDDLMVAVADDPELGFVGKPVEMNVQVLRDLYKAGIIPVVAPVATGMEDNETFNVNGDTAAGAIAGALQADRLLLLTDVSGVKNKAGEVVTQLTPDDVRAMIADGTIAGGMIPKTETALSAIDEGVRAVVILDGRVPNACLLELFTDHGAGSMIRSTEPRVKPRIR; encoded by the coding sequence ATGATGCGTGACTCGATCGCCACCGCCAAGACCCTGTCCGAGGCGCTTCCCTATCTCCAACGCTATGCCGGGGCGGTCGTCGTCGTGAAATTCGGCGGCAACGCCATGGGCGACGACGACGCGATGGCCGAATTCGCCCGCGACGTGGTGCTGATGCGGCAGGTGGGGGTGAACCCCGTGGTCGTGCATGGCGGCGGGCCGATGATCAACGATCTTCTGGGCAAGCTGGGCATCACCTCCGAATTCGTGCGCGGCAAGCGGGTGACGGACAAGGCCACCGTGGACGTGGTCGAAATGGTGCTGTCGGGTCTTGTGAACAAGCGCATCGTGCAGGCGATCAACGATCAGGGCGGACGCGCGGTCGGCATCTCCGGCAAGGATGACGACCTGATGGTCGCGGTGGCCGACGATCCCGAACTCGGCTTCGTGGGCAAGCCGGTGGAGATGAATGTGCAGGTGCTGCGCGATCTCTACAAGGCCGGGATCATTCCGGTGGTGGCCCCTGTCGCCACGGGGATGGAGGATAACGAAACGTTCAACGTCAACGGCGATACGGCGGCGGGGGCCATCGCCGGCGCGCTTCAGGCCGATCGCCTGCTGCTGCTGACCGACGTGTCGGGCGTGAAGAACAAGGCGGGCGAGGTGGTGACCCAACTGACCCCCGACGATGTGCGCGCGATGATCGCTGATGGCACCATCGCGGGCGGCATGATCCCCAAGACCGAAACCGCCCTTTCGGCCATCGACGAAGGCGTGCGGGCCGTGGTCATTCTGGACGGGCGGGTGCCCAACGCCTGTCTGCTGGAACTCTTCACCGATCACGGCGCGGGGTCCATGATCCGCTCGACCGAGCCGCGCGTGAAGCCGCGCATCCGCTGA
- a CDS encoding MFS transporter, with the protein MPADTPAPPSGASPAPARNESPFLPLKHPAFRMIWTATLVANLGTLIQNVGAGWQMALLTPSHDMVALVQASTSLPVMILAVAAGALADSFPRRTVMLIAQSFLLIVSAALAVVAFSGMLTPWLLLAFTFLLGCGNAMHQPSWQASMRDLVPREDLPAAITLNSMSFNLMRSIGPAIGGAIVAALGPAAAFGLNAVSYIAVIYALARWKSPQEPRDLPRERMAHAIAAGLRYVALSPDLSRVMMRGFLFGLGAVTVLALLPVITRDVLRAEAQIFGILLGAFGLGAIGSALFAVQLRQRFHIETLVAAAFVLTALGLVIVAFAGNLPIALIGLLLCGMAWVTALSLFNASVQLATPRWVVGRTLSIYQMATFGGMALGSWLWGVMSDTVSVQATLLAAAALMLAGAALGRVRPMPMFSDRNLDPANRFSAPALRLDLKPQSGPIMIMIDWVIPPENTTAFLKTMAERRLVRIRDGARQWSLLRDLENPDIWVETYHVPTWVDYIRHNTRRTQADVASYDRLLSLHKGPDRPQVHRMIERQTVPVTDDIVIPPKLP; encoded by the coding sequence AATCGCCGTTCTTGCCGCTGAAGCACCCCGCCTTCCGCATGATCTGGACGGCCACGCTGGTCGCAAACCTTGGCACGCTGATCCAGAACGTCGGCGCGGGGTGGCAGATGGCGCTCCTCACCCCGTCGCATGACATGGTGGCCCTGGTGCAGGCCTCCACCTCGTTGCCGGTGATGATCCTGGCGGTGGCGGCGGGCGCGCTGGCCGACAGTTTTCCCCGCCGGACGGTGATGCTGATCGCGCAAAGCTTTCTTCTGATCGTGTCCGCCGCGCTGGCGGTTGTCGCGTTTTCGGGGATGCTGACGCCGTGGCTGCTTCTGGCCTTCACCTTCCTTCTGGGCTGCGGCAACGCGATGCATCAGCCGTCCTGGCAGGCGTCGATGCGCGATCTGGTCCCGCGTGAGGATCTTCCCGCCGCCATCACCCTCAATTCCATGAGCTTCAATCTCATGCGCTCCATCGGGCCCGCGATCGGGGGGGCGATCGTGGCGGCGCTGGGGCCGGCGGCGGCGTTCGGGTTGAACGCGGTCAGCTATATCGCCGTGATCTATGCCCTTGCCCGATGGAAAAGCCCGCAGGAACCGCGCGACCTGCCGCGCGAACGCATGGCCCATGCCATCGCGGCGGGCCTGCGTTATGTCGCCCTTTCGCCCGATCTGTCGCGGGTGATGATGCGGGGGTTCCTGTTCGGTCTTGGCGCGGTGACGGTTCTGGCGCTCTTGCCGGTCATCACCCGCGACGTGCTGCGGGCCGAGGCGCAGATCTTCGGCATCCTTCTGGGCGCGTTCGGGCTGGGGGCCATCGGCAGCGCCCTTTTCGCCGTGCAGTTGCGGCAGCGGTTCCATATCGAGACACTGGTCGCCGCCGCCTTCGTGTTGACCGCCCTGGGGCTGGTGATCGTGGCCTTTGCCGGCAACCTGCCCATCGCGCTGATCGGTCTTTTGCTGTGCGGGATGGCGTGGGTGACGGCCCTGTCGCTGTTCAACGCCTCGGTCCAGTTGGCGACCCCGCGTTGGGTCGTGGGGCGGACGCTCTCGATCTATCAGATGGCGACCTTCGGAGGGATGGCGCTTGGCAGTTGGCTGTGGGGGGTGATGTCGGACACGGTGTCGGTTCAGGCCACGCTTCTGGCGGCGGCGGCGCTGATGCTGGCGGGGGCCGCCCTAGGGCGCGTCCGGCCCATGCCCATGTTCTCGGACCGCAATCTGGACCCTGCGAACCGCTTCAGCGCCCCGGCCCTGCGGCTGGACCTGAAACCGCAATCCGGCCCGATCATGATCATGATCGATTGGGTCATCCCGCCCGAAAACACGACCGCCTTCCTGAAGACCATGGCCGAAAGGCGGCTGGTGCGCATCCGCGACGGCGCGCGCCAATGGTCCTTGCTGCGTGATCTGGAAAACCCCGACATCTGGGTGGAAACGTATCACGTGCCGACCTGGGTCGATTACATCCGCCACAACACCCGCCGCACGCAGGCCGATGTCGCCTCCTATGACCGCCTGCTGAGCTTGCACAAGGGCCCGGATCGTCCGCAGGTCCACCGGATGATCGAACGTCAGACGGTGCCCGTCACCGACGACATCGTCATTCCGCCGAAACTGCCGTGA